Within Triticum dicoccoides isolate Atlit2015 ecotype Zavitan chromosome 1B, WEW_v2.0, whole genome shotgun sequence, the genomic segment ttttcatattttcaaaatGAAAAAGAATTCTATTACGGATGTTACCGGATATGGATGTGGATCTGATATTACTCGAATACGGATGCATATTCGATGTTTACTTGATTCGGAACTGAGACGAGTAATAGCGACATATACTGCTTAAGAAAACTAGTCGATATTATGTGATATGATACAATCAACTTGCgacatacaataagtcaatgataatAGGTTTATGAATAAACACTAATATAATTCATGATAATTTATAAGCGTAATCGTAAAAATATTAAAATTTTACTACATATTGTTTTTTGTTGGATCATTGGCATAATTGGTAAGGCCCAATAGGACTAGCGCATAAGAACAACAACTGTCGCCGATAAAGAGAAGCATAGATAAAAAAAGATTCAATCTGAAAACACACAAATGAAGAGTGGATACAAGTGGATCCATGAAAGATGAGCACCGACTGAAACCTGCGAGATCCGCAGGAGATAAATATCGACCCGCCCTCCCATGGCACTAGTTGCACCGTAAGAACGGGGGCTatgcggggagaaccttattccaactTCAGAAAGCCACCACTGTCTCGTCGatttgagcaggacacaaaccctaaacaGACTAAAAACACACTTAAAAATGAAGCaggagccctcccaccggcaaggacAGGGATCCACCACATCTCCATGGCCCTATGACAACGAGAGATGAGACAGGCCGACCGTGGTGCTGACAGCAGTCGGGGAAACCGTTGGTGAGTCCCTCGTGTGGGAAGATGCTGAAAGATATCAGCAGCTTTCAATAAATAGAAGTAAACTCATCTGCAATAATTAAGTTGAAAAGAGTAGGAGATAGCGGAAGAAGGGTATCCTTACGTGTCGCTTCCTTTGTATTATTTGCGGTATGGACTGATGTTTCCGGTGAAGTATGAGTACGGTCCTCGGTCATGCTCTGATCCCCGGATAGGTGAGTGAGGGGTACATTTTCCAGCTTCTTGATGATACGCACTTCTCCTGACGTAAGCCTCAACTCATATTGTTCTTTCACATGCTGCAAACAAAACAGAGCATTATTAGTTAACTGTTGCATCGTTCTTATAGTCAAGGAAAATGTTTTCAGTGGAATATATAGGTTCGACCATTATACATATCACTTGTCACTAAGTGAGGACGGGGGCCAGCTCACCTGGGGAACGCCCTTCAGAACAAGGGTAGCGACCAATGTGATTTTACATTCTTCCAAGCAAATTGGATCACTTGAATTGTTACGCTGCAGGCATGTTTTTTCAAAATCATCGAGACGTTTCTGCGGGAATGTTCTTTTGAAATCATCCAGAAGTTTTGGGCTCAGCTGTTTGACATAATCTGCGTGTACATACGATTGTATCAGACTAACTATATTAAAAAAAATGCAATTACCACGTGACACATGtagtaagcaatccaaacaattcacAAAAAAATGCAATTTGTACTTATCATACTGATGTATctacacatattttagttctagatacatttattTTGATGCATTTCAATGTCAAATATTTCTGGACGGACGGAGTAGTGAATCCCAAAGAATTTTTTAGAGATCCAGAGAGATGCATGTTTGATGTAGATTACATCGGTCAACAAAAAGGTTTGATAAGGAACTAGAGGTCAACACTAAGCCGACTACAAGAACCTGTCTGCTTACCTTCGATATTCTTACGCCGATTCTCTTGTGCTTCATCCTCTTGACATGGCTCTGAAGGTGTTACTTCCCCACGAGGTACTGCAGTCAAATCCGTCTTTCGGTCTTTGTAGGTTATGGGATCCCCCATAGCTCCTGTGTTTAACCTTAAGAGTTGTGCACAAGAGAGAGGGATAGCGGAGGGGCGTATATATACTATACCAGTGGCCCGGCCGAGTGGAGGTGGGCAGCAGTGGCCACTCCACGCATGCATCGGTTGCGTCACCAAGGGCGGATAGTGCGGTACTGTATGAAAGTTGAAACTTTAGACACTTTTCTGGAGTACAAATACAATCGTCGCAATCTATACTCATTATGTTCCTATATAAGGATTGGAAAGTTGCCTCGTTTATACCCTAGTCTACTCGATCACCTTCTAGATCTATTCATGACAACATGGCACGCCTTAAATCCCTTTGCTTCCTTTTGCCACGCGCGCTTTTAGAAGCAAAAGAAACAGCGGGTCTTAATTAAAGCACTCAACAATTCCGCTTGGGATCGGGGATGGAGCTTGTGATGAGTACTTGAAAGCAGGCGTGCCACAAGGTATGATCTATCTGCTGAAAGTTCAAGGCAGCTAAATATCGAAGTCATAGAAACCTAGTAGTATGTGTACCGATGGTCAAATATTGTGCTACATTGCATTAGTTATCACTAGCAAACATGTCCGTGCGTTGCACCAGGAGAGAAAACAAATTTATCATGGCCCAACAAGATTGGCCGGTTCGACAAATACGTCCAACAGTTCAACATCCGAACGGTGTCATCCGGCTGTGAGGCATACGCTAAAATCTCGAAAATAAACATGTAGaatttttagaagaaagtgaataAATTATCTATTACAGTCCCATAGCACTAAACAGAGAAGATAAAAAAAGATACAAATTATCTATTTTTGTGTGGCTGACCAGATCGATCGGTGTTATCGTacaagcaaaagagcccgtgcgttgcaacgggagagaaaacataacacacgctcttaacccaagaaccatcactcaagaccacaataggtccatctcctttatttttgcgaggcatcatatttgtgttgccactTATCCTCCTTTTTACCCTCGTCGGCGAtgacctcggtgttcacacaaaacaaaacaaaaacgtgtttgaatatggttaaggcctctctccccctctctcctccctctccctccctctctctctctctctctctcactctcgcgatgagaaatctattGTTTTCCCCTACGACAGTttccagaggtatgcatgtgtagttatcgatattTACTTTTCCCTATATTATTAtattggggtgtttatttgcaatccggatcacCGATGATACGAAAGGAAAACGGATCTTactctataaattataagtttgctcccaaaacaatattttaaaaatattcaacatttaaattaacatcatatttagattccacacatttttctaataaaatttcatatataatatgttaaaatcgaagttacggtttaaaagatacggataatttagaaaatcatttgtttgacttaaatatatttcaaagtaatatttaaaaatacttaacaggtaaaaataatctcatattcatattctacatatttttctaatcaaatttcatatataacatgtttaaatcAGAGTTGCGGTTTAAcagatatggatgatttaaaaaaacattgtttgacttaaatatggtcCGCGGATGAATTACGTAAAACATCAGGGGGGTTTCAGAAAATGTAAAATAAcgattcgggtgtgacttaaatccggactgcgggttgaattcactgaaatagagggacttttctaaaAATGTCATGACGGacgaaataaacccaatttgctttattattactagcaaaagagcccgtgcgttgcaacgggactgaaaaaaacacacgctcttaacccaaTAACCACGACTCGAGACCTTGATATCTAGACGTCCTTTATTTTAAAATGGCATCACATTTGTGTTTCCGACGGTGGTCTCAATGCTCACACAACGAAAACGCATTTGAATATGATcagtcctaaggcgtctctctcacacacatacacacacacaaacataaacacacacacacacgtgcgctCGCACGCACACAATCGCTGAGAATAAGATGAGAAAAATGTTGTTTTTTCCCGCGAGGTTTTTCAGAGTTGTGCATgcgtggttatcaatgttttttccCTCTCAATCTGGTTTTAATGTGTGTTTATTTGCAATTTGGATCGCTGCCAGTGCGGAAAAAAAAACAGACTGTGCAGTATAGATTAAGTTTGCATCAAATTAGTAGTTTAGAAATATTTAACAGCTAAAAGTAACGACATATTtggattctacacatttttctaatcaaatttcatatataatatgttaaaatcggagttacgatttAAAAGATATGGACAATTTTGTTTTAGATAAACAGCGGATTGATTAATCGAAAGGTCAGGGAGTTTTCTGTTAAAACACAAAAAAACGATTCGTTTGACTTAAATATGGACGGCGGGTTGATTACCTAAAATCTCAGGGGGGCTTTCTGAGAAAACTAAAAAAACGGTTCGGTATGACTTAAAAGATGGATTGCGGGTTGATTTCAACAAACTGCAGGGACTTTTTTGCAAATAAAAATGACGGACGACAGAAACTcgtcgtgctttattattaggtagagattaGGTATATATGTGTTCTGCTGTGACAGTTTTAGTCCGATTTTCCATATCTTAACCTGCGAGCTCTGGTTTTCTAATGAATCGAGATCCTTCAAGCCGACTTCGACAAAACATATGTATGTCGCTAGCTTTGAAAATTTTCAGCCTCCTCTGTCCGAGCAACACGGGTATATATTTCTTATCTGTAATAACACAAAAAAGTACATATTTCTTATTTGTAATAACACAAAAACTGAAATAGCAAGGACGTACACCCCATGCATATATTGTTATCATGTGATGAATACCAAAGTTTTAAAGAGAGAAGTGCACATTTCAACCCCTAACTCTCGCCCTAGTCTAACATACACCCCTCAACTTCAAAACCGTCTAATCTATAACCCCTAACTCTCAAACCCATCTAAGATTCAACCCTGAGACCGGTTTTGACCCTGTTGACCGGTTTTGAACCCGTTGACTGCCCAGTCAGCGTGCCACGTCAGCGACACTGTTCATAAATTTATTTTCTGAAACTTTTTTCCCAAAAAAACTGAGAAATTCAATTTTCAAGGGAAAATTcctgcatgaacagtaaaatcaaaaaaaaaaactccagtttttcctagaaaaaaaaatcatttttcgcCCTGTGGACAGTAACTCAGAAAAGTtcgaaaaaaatataaaaagtatCAGCACAAATTTTGACTGTACTAGTGGAACGAAAAATTTCGACTGTACTGTTCACGCGGCGAAAAGCGAAATCCCGAAATTACTGTGCACGCGGCGAAAACggaatttttcaaaaataaataTTCACTGCGTATGCAGTGAATTCGGGAACATTTCGTTTTTTCGCCACGGGAGCAGTACTGTTCGCGTGAGAATTTTCCAGAAAATGAAATTTCCTGATTTTTTGGTAGAAAATGAATTTATGAACAATGTCGCTGATGTGGCATGCTGGCTGAGTGGTCAATGGGTTCAAAACCGGTCTCAGGGTTGAATCTTAGACGGTTTTGAGAGTTGGGGGTTGTAGATTAGACGGTTTTGAAGTTGAGGGGTGTATACTAGACTAGGGGAAGAGTTGagggttgaaatatgcacttctctcaaGTTTTAAATAGGGCGCTAAGTCTCTTAGCGGCAAACCCCTTCGAAATGCTATAGCTATAGCGATGCTATAGCATGCTATTTAAACTGTTTTCTCATGTGTTTGGACAAAAAACTGTTAGCGCAGGACCTCTTTCAAatactatagcgtgctatagcgggttTCTTAAAACCATGATGAATACACACCGTATGTGACGAATAAATCAACAGGCCACGTGTAACACCTCGAGAATCATGCTACAGAAATCCCGTGTTGATGGTGCCATGTTATCACTCTTACTGTTGCAAATCCTCATTTGCATTCAAACACAATTAAAATTTAAATCCAAATTTAAACTCAAAATTCAAAACTTCTCAAACATCAATACTAAAATGTTCAAGTAGTTGTAAATAATCATTTGATAATGTTGGTGGCTaaccaacatttttgaaaagtgctTAATGCCCCAAACTAATTAAAACAATGGTTAAAACAAATATTttaatgcctttttaatttataaaaaatgCTAAACTTACAATGGCAGTAGCCTAAATTAAAATAATATTTTAGAAGCAAGTTTTATACTTTATAAAACTATTTttttaaagaagaagaaaaactgttTTAAAAAAGGAAAATGTGAGAGAGCCCCCCTGCCCCCCTGGCATCGGCCCACACCGAGCCAGCCCAGTCCCCACACTCCTCCGGTCACCTCCTCGTCCCTGTACCATTGACCGTGCCGCTACAGGGCATGGTCGTCCTCGACCACCTCACCGGCGACGCCCCGCCCAGGATAAGGCCCTCCCCCTCCCTATTAGCCTACTGTATGATGTAGTCCTGCCATAGCGTATGCGCCCTGTATAGTCTCCGTGTACGCGTCCCTGTCAGAGATCGTGCAGCCAAGTAGTGGCACACGTTGAGGTAGTTGTCACCCCATGATCACCAATAGGCAGAGGCCGCTCCAAGCTGTACATATACCTCCTCCCTGTGCATAATCAAAGTGTGGTGTCATTCTCCTAATCTCCTCTCCCAACATGGTACCAGACGTTCCCGACCTGCACAACCAATTCGTGCAGGTCTCCGATCCCGCTTCCGCCGTCATGGCGCACGCCGGCGACGACGAGGTTCTCCATTCCGTCCCTCTGGCTGATGCGCCTCCTTCGGCTGCCGTTGCTGCTCCTGCTACAGCTCCTGGCACCCCCACCACCTCTGCACCCGCTCCGGCACCGGCTCtccccgccccgcctgcccgcggccACGCCGACCCCTGTCGTCGATCCTCCAGACCGTCGACATCCATCGTCACATCCCATCACGCTTGACCTCCTCACCGGCAACTACTCGCAGGGGCGCCACCAGTTCGACACCGTCGTCGGCATGTTCGGTGTCCATGACCACGTCGATCCCGTGGCGCTCTCTCGTCTGGATGACCCAGAGTGGCGCATGGCTGATCACGTCAGGGTGCACTGGCTCTACACCACCATTTTGCCAGAGCATCTCGACGCCGTGATGCAACCCGACGACATCGCCCTCGCCGAGTGGACCGTCGTCGATGGCATCTTCTGCGACAACATGCTTGCTCGTACCATCTATGTCGACGCCGAGTACCACGCTCTCGTCCAGGACGATCTCACCGTGATGAAGTACTGAACGAGCTCAAGTCCTTCACCGACCAGCTAGGGGACCTAGGTCAGCCGGTGACGGAGACGCGGCAGGTCTTCCACCTTCTGCAAGGCCTCAACCGTCAGTTCCACACCGTGATCCCCCACATCACCTCGCAGGCGCCACTACCTTCCTTCCTCCAAGTCCGCTCCTTCCTTCTTGTTGAGGAACAACGTGCGGAGCAGTCGGCACACCTGCAGTCCTCCCACGCGCTGATCGTTGGCCGCGGGGTCACGCCTCCGCCTCTTGTGCCCTCCACCAACAACACCCGTGGGCACGGGCGCGGGCGTCACCGCAGTCGTGGAAACGGTGCTGCTCTTCAGTCACCCTCCCCAACACCACGACCACCGTCCGTCCCTACGCCGGCCCCCGGGGCCAACTCCTGTACGGGCCTCGTCCAGGCCTGGCCGATGCCCTGGCGCGCCCCTGGCTCTGGCGTTCTGTGCCCGTGTCCTGGCACACCGCCTCAGCAAGCCATGATCGCGGCACCCACCCTGCCCGCTCTCCCGCCGTACGGCTACGCGGCGTGGGGGGGAGAGGGGGGGCAAGCAAGCCGGCCTACGGGATGGGCCCAGGCTACGGTCCAACTACCGGCTACGGTCACCCCGGCGATGGTTCGTCGTCCCTGCCATCTCCGGCCTGGGACATAGCCTCGCTCCAGGCTGCCCTTCACTGCGCCACTGCCAGCCCATCGGCCTCTGGCACTAGGCCGGAGTGGTACCTAGCCTCAGGCGCCGCCGCTCACATGAGCTCCTCTCCCAGTAACCTCGTCCTAACCTCTCTGCATCCTAGGTCATCGTTGGCAGTGGGGAGTCCCTCCCGATCACCTATATCGGTGCTACCTGGCTCATTGCTGGCAAATCCCCTCTCCAACTCCGCAACCACTACAAGAAATACAGTCAATTATGACTACCCATTTTGGTCGTGGATTCGTCATATTTATCGTTTATTGACCATTTTTCGACCAAATTCAGAAGGTCAACAGTTGGCCGCCAAGAACGAACAAACTTgacttttttggaatttttttcatAGCTAGACTAACGATAAAAATTTCAGAAAGGTCACTACCCATTTGCCTGAGCCACGTAGGATCTGACGTGGCATTGTTAGTGACCAAATGGAATCATCATAAATTTCATAGCCCAGTCCACCAATGTAGCCTACATGGGTCTGTCCCAATCATCGTAAATTTCACAGCCCAATCCACCAATCTAGCCGACATGGGCCCAGCCCAATACCTATTTTCTTAATTGAATTGGTTTGATTTATTTGGGCTGATGCATTATTTTGTCAATCTACTGGATTTGCCACATGGTGATGTTACTGCATTAGGGCTGTTCCAGCTTCTCCCTGCCATCTGCTGATCGATGTACTGCTCCAGCATCACCTCCCGCTACCACTAGTGGAAGAAGATAAGGTCATCAGCCATCTGCACGCGAACAAACCAAGAAGATTAACCTATTTAGCCTACTGTAATTTGTTTCTAAACATGGGCATCAAATCAACACCAACACTGAATTAAAATGCACAAAAGAATGGAGCATAGCAATATGTACATCCTAAGAACTTCAGGTCTGAGCCATTCTCGATACTACAATAAATACAGAACAGCCAAAATTTTGATCCATGGACACCAGATGATAGAAAAGGTACTAAGGCACTACTTGCTACTGAAAACCAAAGCAAGGTATGAAGCACAGGCCAGGCCAACAATAAACTAGTACCAAATCGACAAATAACCATCTGATGCAATATAGCACTAGTTTCACTTTAGCATATGTGCCTAATTATGCAGGTATGTAGGATGACTTCAAGAAAAAATGGAACTGCAGGGGAACGGAGGATGGAGAGGGACAAGGGGGTGCTACCTGCAGGAAGACATTGGCGGCTCCAAAGATGGCGTCGAAGTGTTCCACAGGCTGGGCGTAGAGGAGAGGGTCGCTGGTGGAAGAAGTGGCATTCGTGCACCCTACACAAGAGACAAGATGAGTAAGACCGGGGAATCTGAGCAGCATCAGTAGGGGAAGGGGAAGGACGAAGGTGCATACATCTCTAGGTGCTGCAGCATGTGCTTGTCAGAAGAGTAGGGGCGGTCGGAGATGCCGCGGGAGGCCGAGGCAACCAGCAGCTCACCGGTGACGGCTGTCGTCGGTGAGAGGTTAACCTTCCGAGGTTAAAAGATCGTACCAGATCAAGCACCTTGTAGACAGCCTTGTCTTACCGCGCCTTGGCCTCCTCAGCGAGCACCTAGCAGGAGCAGAGCAGAGCAAGGAACTAGTTGTCAAACCTAGAAGAGCAGAAAATACACACTATTCAACGAAAGAACTAATGTGCAGATAATACTCGAACAAATCAAAGCGGCAGGAAACCAGGTATCTTCATTGCATATACCATTTAATTAATAGGAAACCAGAGAATAAGTTGTCGAGTGCTAGCTAGGAGCTCAGGTATGCATGAACAAAATATTTCCATTGTACGTATAAACAAGTATTTATATTATAAGCAAATATAGGAGTGCCACTTCAAGTTAATGCCAACATCACATTACACACAGTCAAAATTAAAATCCGGGAATCCAATGAACATCAGTACACAAATAGAGTGTTCTCAGATCATAAGCATGGGTTGTTGAAGGAAATTTACTAATTAAGGGCATAGTTGTATCTGGCATCCAGGTATTTCTAGATATGGCGGGCTGTACATGCTCTGGGTAGAGTACATGCCCTGGATCCGAGTTCATGGTTATGTTCATTTGAATGCTAAAGTAGCTAAAAACACATAGCACCGGGTCATGCTAAATAGACCTACAGAAAAACTTCAATGCATGCTCACTGAGTCACATGAGAACAGATAGGCAAATTCAGAAACAAATGGAGTGACAACAACATTTCATtaacatacactactagggaaaacattatacacagaactttagcagtagcgcgtgttaaaatgaggcgctactgctacttagcagtagcgcgttggctCAAAGGGCGCTACTGTTATcctattagcagtagcgcggcaggaacaaAACGCGCtagtactataattgccacaccgtttccgatgtgctaggtatagtagtagcgcccttctaaaaACCACGCTAgtactacggattttagcagcaaCGCGTTTTCTATCCACACGCTATTGTTACATCTATTTTCANNNNNNNNNNNNNNNNNNNNNNNNNNNNNNNNNNNNNNNNNNNNNNNNNNNNNNNNNNNNNNNNNNNNNNNNNNNNNNNNNNNNNNNNNNNNNNNNNNNNNNNNNNNNNNNNNNNNNNNNNNNNNNNNNNNNNNNNNNNNNNNNNNNNNNNNNNNNNNNNNNNNNNNNNNNNNNNNNNNNNNNNNNNNNNNNNNNNNNNNNNNNNNNNNNNNNNNNNNNNNNNNNNNNNNNNNNNNNNNNNNNNNNNNNNNNNNNNNNNNNNNNNNNNNNNNNNNNNNNNNNNNNNNNNNNNNNNNNNNNNNNNNNNNNNNNNNNNNNNNNNNNNNCCCCACTCTCTCTTCTCCACCTCGTCGCCTTCGCCGAAGCCCCTTCCCTCgccttcgccggaggccctgcccTCGCTCTCCACCGGAGTCTTCCCCTCGACGTCATCGCGCTcctgtgcctcctcctcctcctcgacctcgaccttgccggagcccctgccctcgctctccgccgccgtctccctcgacccgcctcgccgcagtctcccccgaccccgcctcgctgtcgtctcccccgaccccgtctCCGTGCCGCCGTCTCCCCTGACCCCATCTCTCttcccgccctctgtaagcactctcccatTCCCTCTTCTATGCTCtctgttagtatgaaccctagctgtttagtgctagttagtatgaaacctaggctatttttagtgctagttagttaattacaacTAGGATTAACCCTATTTAATTAGGTAGTACGAACCCTAGTTAAAAAAATGgatacttatatggtaattagggcagtagttcctaggtactaattatttagtaagaactaggtactagtttatttttatttatagtaattttatttttagtaagaactagttgaattaatagaactagttagtaagaacttgttgctatttttttagttaaacaatttttcccgcatcgacgtggacgatgcctatcccacatcctcatcgtcgagtcggcggaggacgacacttgCTTGACCAGAtaggccatgtccgggactaggctccgccggggtggtactgggaggcgctacctaccgggggggggggcgcaggttggtgaggagccagcctgtcgttgacccga encodes:
- the LOC119349836 gene encoding uncharacterized protein LOC119349836; protein product: MGDPITYKDRKTDLTAVPRGEVTPSEPCQEDEAQENRRKNIEDYVKQLSPKLLDDFKRTFPQKRLDDFEKTCLQRNNSSDPICLEECKITLVATLVLKGVPQHVKEQYELRLTSGEVRIIKKLENVPLTHLSGDQSMTEDRTHTSPETSVHTANNTKEATPSSHTRDSPTVSPTAVSTTVGLSHLSLS